CGATCTTCCGCCGTTTCATGTTGGCCATTGGCCGCGTCGACCTGGCAGAAGACCCGCTGCTGGCCGATAACGCCGGCCGCGATGCGCGGCGCGACGAGCTCTACGGCATTATCGACCGCTGGGCGCGCGCAACGCCCCTGGAAAAGGTGCTTGAGGTGCTGGGCGAGGCCCAGGTGCCGGCCAGCCGCATCTACTCCGCCGAGGATATGTTCGCCGATCCGCAGTTCCTCGCCCGCGAGATGTTCCTCTCGGCGAAGCTGCCGGACGGCAAGCCCTTCCGTATGCCTGGCATCGTGCCCAAGCTGTCCGACACGCCCGGTTCGGCCGAGTGGATCGGCCCGGGCTTGGGCGAGCATACGGACGAGGTGCTCGGCGGCCTTGGCTACGACGCGGCGGCCATTGCCGAGCTGCGGCGGCAGGGGGCGGTGTAGGGCTCGCCAGAAACGCGCACGCCGCCTCTCAGGGCGGCGTTCTTTCATACCTGCATCACGTTCCGTAACTGAGCACCTGTGCGCGCTGGCGCAGGGCGATAATGACATCGTCTTCCATCCGCCCTTCCTGGATCAGCAGATCGCGCCGGATCGACTGCACCGCCGCTTCGCTGCTCTGATGGTCGGCCAGGTGCTGGCCTTCGATCACCCGGCGCAGCATGATCTCGCCATCGTCCCGGGTGAGGGTCAGGATTCGGCCGCCATCAGGCCTGGCCGGACCGAGGGACGGTATGTAGGGAGCGAAGGTCTCGGTCAGCAGTGTACTCAGCCGATCCATGTCATATCTCCTTGTTGCGAAATGAAAACCTGGAGAAAAGACAGCACGATTGGCGATTAAGTTCGCCACGCTTAGTACCGCCGGTCCATAAGAGAAAGACCGCGGCCATGAAAAAGCCCGCCATGTTGGCGGGCTCTTTCATCGATCAGGTCCGGCTCAGAGCGGCTTGCCACGGTTGCCGTGGGCGCTGACGAAGGCCTGAACCTTGGCCAGTTCGTTCGGCAGCACGGTGCAACGCTCGTCCCGCTGGAACAGGTCGGAGAGGTGTGCCGGCAATGCCGGGACGGTCTCGATGCCGGCCTTCTCCACCGCTTCCGGGAACTTGACCGGATGCGCGGTGCCCAGGGTGACCATCGGCACGGACAGGCTGCGGCGGCATTCACGGGCAGCGCGCACGCCAATGGCCGTGTGCGGGTCGAGCAGTTCGTCGCATTCGGCGTAGACCTGGGCGATGGTTTCGCAGGTCTGCACGTCGTCCACGGCCAGGGAGTCGAACAGGCGGCGGGCTTCGGTCCAACGATCGTCTTCGACAGACAGCTTGCCGGTGGCCTTGAAGTTGCCCATCAGGTCGGCGATGGCCTTGCCGTTGCGGCCATGCAGGTCGAACAGCAGGCGCTCGAAGTTGGAGGAGACCATGATGTCCATCGACGGCGACAGCGACGGGTGCAGCGTATCCTTGTCGTAGCGGTTGCCGGACATGAAGCGATGCAGGATGTCGTTGCGGTTGGTCGCGACGATCAGTTGGCTGATCGGCAGGCCCATGTTGCGCGCCAGGTAGCCGGCGAAAATGTCGCCGAAGTTGCCGGTAGGCACCGAGAAGGCAATGGAGCGCGCCGGTGCGCCGAGCTGGATGGCGGCATGGAAGTAATAGACGATCTGGGCCATGATCCGCGCCCAGTTGATCGAGTTCACTGCCACCAGACGGGTGCCCTTGAGGAAACCCTGGTCAGCGAAGCTGGCCTTGACCATTTCCTGGCAGTCGTCGAAGTTGCCTTCGATTGCGATGTTATGGATGTTCTCGCCGAGGATGGTGGTCATCTGACGGCGCTGCACTTCGGACACACGGTTGTGCGGGTGCATGATGAAGATGTCGACGTTCTCGCAGGCCTTGCAGCCTTCGATGGCGGCCGAGCCGGTATCGCCGGAGGTGGCGCCCATGATCACCACGCGCTCGCCGCGCTTGGTCAGCACGTGGTCGAGCAGGCGGCCGAGCAGTTGCAGGGCGAAGTCCTTGAAGGCCAGGGTCGGGCCGTGGAACAGCTCCAGCACCCATTCGTTGCCGTTGAGCTGGCGCAGCGGCGCCACGGCGTCATGGGCGAAGACGCCGTAGGTCTCTTCGAGGATTTTCTTGAAGTCAGCGTCGGAGATGCTGCCGGCGACGAACGGGCGCATCACGCGGAAGGCCAGCTCGTGGTAAGGCAGGCCGGCCCAGGAGGCGATCTCTTCGACGGTGAAGCGCGGCAGGTTTTCCGGCACGTAGAGGCCGCCGTCGCTGGCCAGGCCAGCCAGCAGCACGTCTTCGAAGTTCAGCGCGGGCGCCTGGCCGCGGGTACTGATGTAACGCATGGTGTGAAACCTTCGGGTTGGCGACGACGCCGGAGCGCCGCCGCGTTCGATTCAGTTCAGTTGTTCGACGCGGATGCGTACGACATTGCCGACCACGTCATCCAGCGCTTCCAGCGCGGCGATGGCTTCGATGATGCGCGACTCGAGCACGCGGTGGGTAACCAGGATCATCGGCACCAGACCGTCATGCTCTTCGACTTCCATCTGCATGATCGATTCGATGTTGATGCCGCGCTCGGAGAGGATGGTCGCCACCTGGGCCAGTACGCCCGGATGGTCCTTGGCCTGGATGCGCAGGTAGTAGGCGCTTTCGCAGGCGTCGATCGGCAGGATCGGGTGGTCGGAGAGTGCGTCCGGCTGGAAGGCCAGGTGCGGTACGCGGTTCTCCGGGTCGGCGGTCATGGCGCGAACCACGTCCACCAGGTCGGCGACCACCGAGGATGCGGTGGGCTCCATGCCAGCGCCCGCGCCGTAGAACAGCGTGGAGCCAGCGGCGTCGCCGTTGACCATGACGGCGTTCATGACGCCATTCACATTGGCGATCAAGCGGTCGGCCGGGATCAGGGTCGGGTGCACGCGCAGTTCGATGCCCTTGTCGGTACGACGGGCGACGCCCAGATGCTTGATGCGGTAGCCCAGCGCTTCGGCGTAGTTCACGTCGGCGGTGGTGAGCTGGGTGATGCCTTCGGTGTAGGCCTTGTCGAACTGCAGCGGGATGCCGAAGGCGATGGATGCCAGGATGGTCAGCTTGTGCGCGGCATCGATGCCTTCGACGTCGAAGGTCGGATCGGCTTCGGCATAGCCCAGCGCCTGAGCTTCCTTCAGTACATCGGCGAAGGCACGGCCTTTCTCGCGCATTTCGGTGAGGATGAAGTTGCCGGTGCCGTTGATGATGCCGGCAAGCCAGTTGATGCGGTTGGCGGCCAGGCCCTCGCGGATCGCCTTGATCACCGGGATGCCGCCGGCCACAGCGGCTTCGAAGGCGACGATGACGCCCTTCTCGCGGGCCTTGGCGAATATTTCGTTACCGTGCACGGCGATCAGCGCCTTGTTGGCGGTAACCACATGCTTGCCGTTCTCGATGGCCTTGAGCACCAGCTCGTGGGCCAGGGTATAGCCACCGATCAGCTCGATGACCACGTCGATTTCCGGGTTGTTCGCCACGTCGAAGATATCGGCAGTAATGGGGGTGCTACCGGTTTCACACTTCGGATTGGGGCGACGGGCGGCAATCTGCGCAACCTCGATACCACGCCCGGCACGGCGGGCAATCTCCTCGGCGTTGCGTTTGAGTACATTGAAGGTACCGCCACCGACGGTCCCCAACCCACAGATTCCCACTTTCACCGGTTTCACGCTGAAACTCCCCAATCATCGCAGCACGGGGTACCTGACGCACCGTGCCCGCAACAAGGCGGGCACAGGGGCAGGCACCAGAATCGGACCGGGCTGTCGCCCGGCCCATTGTCAAAAGGAACCGCACATTACGAAGCGGTTCTTTATTAGTCAATCGAAGCGCAAGGCCCGATTCACTTGGCCTGCAGGGCCAACTTGGCGATTTGCCCGGCGGGCTGGTAGCCCGGCAGCATCTGGCCGTTTGCCAGAATGATCGCCGGAGTGCCCTGCACGCCGACCATCTGGCCCAGTTCCAGTTGCTTGTTGACCGGGTTGTCGCACTTGGCGGCCTTCACGTCTTTCTCGTGGAACATGTCGGTCATCGCGGCCTGGCGGTCCTTCGAGCACCAAACGGCCTGCAGTTGCTGGTCACCGGTAGAGTTCGGCCCCTGACGCGGGAAAGCCAGGTAGCGCACTTCGATGCCACGCTTGTTCAGCTCGGGTACTTCGGCATGCAGCTTCTGGCAGTACGGGCAGGTGGTGTCGGTGAAGACGGTGATGTGCGCCTTGGTTTCCCCCTTGGCAGGGAAGACCACCATGTCGCTGGCCGGAATGGCATTGATGGTCTTGGCAACACCGGCGCTTTCGGCTTCCTCGGTAAGGTTGGTCGGCTTGCCATCCTTCACCTGGTAGATGTTGCCCTGGACGACGAACTGGCCATCGGCGCTGGCGTAGAGTACGCGGCCGCCCTTGAGCTGCACCTGGTAGACACCTTGCAGCGGGCTGGCGGAAATGGATTCGATGGGCAGGTCGGGCTGCAGGGACTGCAGGGTGCTGCGGATCGCCTGGTTGGGCTCTGCGGCCAGGGCAAGAGTGCTGACGAGGCCTGCGGCCACACCAGCCAGAAGTCGGGACAAACGCATGGAGAACTCCTGAAGTCGGTCGGCGAAGACTACCACACCGCACCGACAAGGCCGAGCCGTGGGCTTGTAGCTGAAAGCTTCCGGTGCTGCAGGAAGAACGAGTTCGAAAGTTTTCGAACCGCCGGCCGCGATCGTCGCCCGACTGCCGCCGCCACGGCGCTCACCCCCTGGGGTGGTGCTGGGCGTGGAGGTCCTGCAACCGCGCGCGGGCGATGTGGGTGTAGATCTGGGTAGTGGACAGGTCGCTGTGCCCCAGCAGCATCTGCACTACCCGCAGGTCCGCCCCGTGGTTGAGCAGATGCGTGGCGAAGGCATGGCGCAGTGTATGGGGCGAGAGGCTCTTGCCGATCCCGGCGACCTTGGCGTGCAGCTTGATGCGATGCCAGAAGGTCTGGCGGGTCATCTGCTCGCCGCGCAGGCTGGGAAACAGCACATCGCTCGGGCGACCGGCCAGCAGATCGGCACGGGCCTCGCGCAGGTAGCGTTCGATCCACGCGATGGCCTCCTCTCCCAGCGGTACGAGGCGTTCCTTGCTGCCTTTGCCGAAGACACGCACGACGCCCTGGCGCAGGTTGATCTGCTCGAGCGTCAGGCCGACCAGTTCGCTGACCCGCAGCCCGCAGGCGTACAGCACTTCGAGCATGGTGCGGTCGCGCAGGCCCAGCGGATCATCCGTCTCCGGCGCGGCCAGCAGCGCTTCGACGTCCGCCTCCGATAGCGACTTGGGCAATGGCTTGCCCAGTTGCGGCAGATCGATCAGCAAGGTTGGATCCTCGCTGATCAGCCCTTCGCGCAGACAGTAACGGTAGAAGCCGCGCGCGCCGGAGAGAAACCGCGCGGTGGAGCGTGCCTTGTAGCCTTCGCCCAGGCGCCAGGACAGGTGATCGAGTATGACCTCGCGGCCAGCCGCCTCGAGCGCCACACCGCGCTCGCTGAGCCAGCCGTTGAACAGCGCCAGATCGCTGCCGTAGGCGCTGCGGGTGTTGTCCGACAGCCCCTTTTCCAGCCAGAGCGCATCGAGAAAACGATCAATCAGCACATTTGCAACAGGAGTCATGGATAAGGACTTCGAAAACGACCAGAGGCGCAGCTAGTCTTCCATAGGCAACACTGACCTCTCCAGCCCTTTCCCTTTCGTTTCAAGGATTTCCCTGCATGGATGAACACAGCACGCTCCTCGCTCTCGGCGGCATCGGCGGCGCCGCGCTGTTCAGTCAGTGGCTCGCCTGGAGGTTGCGTCTTCCGGCGATCCTGTTCCTGCTGCTGAGTGGCATCCTGATCGGCCCGGTGCTCGGGCTGCTGGACCCGGAACGGCTGTTCGGACCTCTGCTGTTCCCGCTGGTTTCCCTGTCGGTCGCGCTGATCCTGTTCGAGGGCAGCCTGACGCTTCATCTGGGCGAGTGGAAGGAAATCGGCACGGTCGTCCGCCGCATGGTGACCTGGGGCGCACTGGCCACCTGGGGCGTGATCGCGCTGGCGACACGCTACTTCCTCGACTTCACCTGGGAAATGGCCTCGCTGTTCGGCGCACTGACGCTGGTTACCGGCCCGACGGTGATCGTGCCAATGCTGCGCGTGGTGCGCCCGAAATCCACCATTGCCAACATTCTGCGCTGGGAAGGCATCGTCATCGACCCGATAGGCGCGCTGCTCGCTGTCGTCGTCTATAGCTTCATCGCCGCCAGCGGTGAAAGCCTGGGCTGGCTGGACAGCCTGCAGACATTTATCAGTGTCATCGCCTGTGGCGTCGTCTTCGGCATGGTCGGCGGCCAGACACTGGGCGTGGTCCTGCGCCGCCAGTGGCTGCCGGATTACCTGCACAATCTCGCCTCCCTGGCCGCGGTGCTGGGAATTTTCATCGCGTCGAACAATGTGATGTCGGAGTCGGGGCTGTTGGCCGTCACGCTGATGGGTATGCGCATGGCCAACATGCGTGGCGTGGATGTCCGGCAGATCCTGCACTTCAAGGAGAACCTCAGCGTCCTGCTGATTTCCGGGCTGTTCATCCTGCTCGCCGCGCGTCTCGACCTCGCGGCGCTGATGGGCCTGGGCCCGACAGCCCTGCTCGTGCTGCTGGTCATCCAGTTCGTCGCCCGGCCGCTGAACATCATGATTTCCACCGCCGGCTCGCCACTGAATTGGCGCGAGCGCGCTCTGCTCAGTTGGATCGCCCCGCGCGGCATCGTTGCAGCAGCGGTCTCGGCGATCTTCGCCATTCGCCTGGCCGAAGCCGGCCATACGCAGGCCGAGGTGCTGGTGCCGCTGACCTTCCTGGTAATCATCGGTACCGTGATCCTGCAGAGCGCCACCGCCCGTCCGCTGGCGCGCTTGCTCAAAGTCGCCGAGCCGGCCCCCACGGGCTTCCTGATCATCGGTGCCAACCCGGTTGCGCGCGCCATCGGCCAGGCCTTGCAGAACTCGGGAACACGCGTGCTGTTAACCGATTCCAGCTGGGAGAACATCCGCGCAGCTCGTATGGAGAACCTGCCGACCTACTTCGGCAACCCGGCATCGCAACATGCCGAAGCGCATCTGGACCTGGTGGGGCTCGGTCACTTGCTGGCGCTGTCGCCAGCAGCCGAACTGAACACGCTGGCCTGCATGCGCTTCCGCCACGAATTCGGCATACGACACCTGTACACGCTGCTCAGCGGCAGTGAGACCCGCCGCACCGACAAGCATCGCGTCAGCGAGCGGCACCGTGGTCAGTCGTTGGGGCAGCGCCTGCTGACCTACCCGCAGGCGGCCGGCCTGCTGACCCGTGGCGCGGAAATTCGCAGCACCCTGCTCAGCGAAAACTTCGGCTGGGAGGATTACCAGGCACTGCACGGCGACCGAGCGACCCTGCTGTTCGCCCGCGACCCCAGTGGCCGGCTGCAGGTCGCCACACCCGAGCAGCCTCTCAAGCCGGCTACCGGCTGGACACTGATCGCGCTGGTTGAGGAGCCGTCCGGAAACAAATTCAGGCCGAACGAGGCGGCGGAAACGGCGACAACCTGACGACCGGCTCGTCTGCCTATCTTTAGGCTGGTGACAGAATCGGTCTGACAGACAATGATTGCACCACGCCATCATTGCGTCCCACGAAGCTCAGTCCATGCCCAGTCAACAGAACTCCCGCCTCGGCCAGATCCTTGTCAGCAAGCGTCTGATTACCTCCCAACAGTTGGATAAGGCCATCCAACTCCAGCTCACCAATGGACTGCGCCTGGGCGAAACCCTGATCCGGCAGGGCTGGATCAGCGAGCGCCAGCTCGGCAGGGCACTGAAGAAGCAGAACAACCTGCGGCTGGCCGCAACACTGGTCGCCGCGCTGCTCAGCCCATTCCAGTTGGCCAGCGCCGATGTGCAACGCCCGGCGCCGGCCAGCATCACTCGCCACGAAGCCCCCAAGGGCCTGAAGCCACTCAGCGATCACGAAATGAGCGGCGTCAGTGCCCAAGGTTTCGACGATACCCTGCAGAGTCTGCTGGTTAGCGCCGAAAGCGGCGATGGTGTTGGTACAGTCAAGCAACTGGCGCGCCTGGTAATGCCGGTGGTCGACAGTCTGGACGCCGAGACATCGATGCGGGACGTCCGCTACGACACCCAGCACATGTCCTCGACCGTCAACCCGGATGGCTCTATCAATGTGCGGCTGCCCAGTTCCATCGGCGAAATGCGCTTCGACAACATCCGCGTCGCAGGCGCGCCAAAGACCCAGAGCATGGGTAATCTGAGTCTGCAGAACATAGACCTGTCCCAGGCCTCGCTGAAAATCAGCCTGCGACACTGAACCCCGCCCGAACGGAGTGAAGGCGCCATTAGGCGCCTTCATTCGTTTCAATCCTCAAAACCTGGCAGCACGGGCACCGGCCGCTTCTCGTCATCGATCGCGACAAAGCTGAACAGGCCGTGGATTGCCTTCTCACGGCCATCTGCAGACATGCTTTCAACGAACACTTCTACCTCGACCTTCAGGCTGGTGTTGCCCACCTTCACAACCCGGCCTACCAGTTCGACGATGGAGCCCGCCGGGATCGGATACTTGAAGTCGATGCGGTCGGTGGAAACGGTCACCAGTGGCAGGCGACAGAAGCGCGTAGCGGCGATGAACGAGACCTCATCCATCCAGGCCAGCGCAGTTCCGCCGAACAGGGTGTTGTGATGGTTGGTAGTCGGCGGGAAGATCGCCTTGGTCACGCGGGTTTCCGACAGTGCGGTGCGTCGGAGGATTTCTTGCTCTCTGGGGCTCATGCCACTGCTACCTGATGCACGAAGGTGGCCCGTGCCGCGTGTGCTCTTGTACTTGTTCTGCGCTGAAACGGGAAAGGGCCCGGTGGTTACCGGACGCCAGATATGAAAAAAGCAGCCCTTGGGCTGCTTTTTTCGGGAAGCACTGGCGAATTAGGCCAGTTTTTCCTTGATGCGTGCTGCCTTGCCGGACAGTTCGCGGAGGTAGTACAGCTTTGCCTTGCGCACGTCGCCGCGGCGCTTGACGGAAACGCTGTCTACCAGCGGGCTGTAGGTCTGGAAGGTACGCTCTACACCTACACCGTTGGAGATCTTGCGAACGGTGAACGCGCTGTTCAGGCCGCGGTTGCGCTTGCCGATGACAACGCCTTCGAAGGCCTGCAGACGCTGACGGTCGCCTTCCTTCACTTTAACCTGGACGATTACGGTGTCGCCGGGGGCGAACGCCGGAATCTCTTTGCTCATCTGTTCAGCTTCGATCTGCTGAATGATCTTGTTGGTCATTTCAGTGCTCCTAAGACAAGCGCTCGGCGCTCGCCATCGATACGTTAACTATCGTTCCGCTGGCGGATGTATTCCTCCAGCAGCTTCTTCTCTTCTCCAGAAAGCGAGCGGCAATCCAGAAGATCGGCACGTCGTTCCCAGGTCCTGCCTAAGGACTGCTGCAAACGCCAGCGCCGGATGTGTTCGTGGTTGCCGC
The Pseudomonas triclosanedens DNA segment above includes these coding regions:
- a CDS encoding DUF3509 domain-containing protein; translated protein: MDRLSTLLTETFAPYIPSLGPARPDGGRILTLTRDDGEIMLRRVIEGQHLADHQSSEAAVQSIRRDLLIQEGRMEDDVIIALRQRAQVLSYGT
- the thrC gene encoding threonine synthase, yielding MRYISTRGQAPALNFEDVLLAGLASDGGLYVPENLPRFTVEEIASWAGLPYHELAFRVMRPFVAGSISDADFKKILEETYGVFAHDAVAPLRQLNGNEWVLELFHGPTLAFKDFALQLLGRLLDHVLTKRGERVVIMGATSGDTGSAAIEGCKACENVDIFIMHPHNRVSEVQRRQMTTILGENIHNIAIEGNFDDCQEMVKASFADQGFLKGTRLVAVNSINWARIMAQIVYYFHAAIQLGAPARSIAFSVPTGNFGDIFAGYLARNMGLPISQLIVATNRNDILHRFMSGNRYDKDTLHPSLSPSMDIMVSSNFERLLFDLHGRNGKAIADLMGNFKATGKLSVEDDRWTEARRLFDSLAVDDVQTCETIAQVYAECDELLDPHTAIGVRAARECRRSLSVPMVTLGTAHPVKFPEAVEKAGIETVPALPAHLSDLFQRDERCTVLPNELAKVQAFVSAHGNRGKPL
- a CDS encoding homoserine dehydrogenase gives rise to the protein MKPVKVGICGLGTVGGGTFNVLKRNAEEIARRAGRGIEVAQIAARRPNPKCETGSTPITADIFDVANNPEIDVVIELIGGYTLAHELVLKAIENGKHVVTANKALIAVHGNEIFAKAREKGVIVAFEAAVAGGIPVIKAIREGLAANRINWLAGIINGTGNFILTEMREKGRAFADVLKEAQALGYAEADPTFDVEGIDAAHKLTILASIAFGIPLQFDKAYTEGITQLTTADVNYAEALGYRIKHLGVARRTDKGIELRVHPTLIPADRLIANVNGVMNAVMVNGDAAGSTLFYGAGAGMEPTASSVVADLVDVVRAMTADPENRVPHLAFQPDALSDHPILPIDACESAYYLRIQAKDHPGVLAQVATILSERGINIESIMQMEVEEHDGLVPMILVTHRVLESRIIEAIAALEALDDVVGNVVRIRVEQLN
- a CDS encoding DsbC family protein gives rise to the protein MRLSRLLAGVAAGLVSTLALAAEPNQAIRSTLQSLQPDLPIESISASPLQGVYQVQLKGGRVLYASADGQFVVQGNIYQVKDGKPTNLTEEAESAGVAKTINAIPASDMVVFPAKGETKAHITVFTDTTCPYCQKLHAEVPELNKRGIEVRYLAFPRQGPNSTGDQQLQAVWCSKDRQAAMTDMFHEKDVKAAKCDNPVNKQLELGQMVGVQGTPAIILANGQMLPGYQPAGQIAKLALQAK
- the xerD gene encoding site-specific tyrosine recombinase XerD codes for the protein MTPVANVLIDRFLDALWLEKGLSDNTRSAYGSDLALFNGWLSERGVALEAAGREVILDHLSWRLGEGYKARSTARFLSGARGFYRYCLREGLISEDPTLLIDLPQLGKPLPKSLSEADVEALLAAPETDDPLGLRDRTMLEVLYACGLRVSELVGLTLEQINLRQGVVRVFGKGSKERLVPLGEEAIAWIERYLREARADLLAGRPSDVLFPSLRGEQMTRQTFWHRIKLHAKVAGIGKSLSPHTLRHAFATHLLNHGADLRVVQMLLGHSDLSTTQIYTHIARARLQDLHAQHHPRG
- a CDS encoding cation:proton antiporter, coding for MDEHSTLLALGGIGGAALFSQWLAWRLRLPAILFLLLSGILIGPVLGLLDPERLFGPLLFPLVSLSVALILFEGSLTLHLGEWKEIGTVVRRMVTWGALATWGVIALATRYFLDFTWEMASLFGALTLVTGPTVIVPMLRVVRPKSTIANILRWEGIVIDPIGALLAVVVYSFIAASGESLGWLDSLQTFISVIACGVVFGMVGGQTLGVVLRRQWLPDYLHNLASLAAVLGIFIASNNVMSESGLLAVTLMGMRMANMRGVDVRQILHFKENLSVLLISGLFILLAARLDLAALMGLGPTALLVLLVIQFVARPLNIMISTAGSPLNWRERALLSWIAPRGIVAAAVSAIFAIRLAEAGHTQAEVLVPLTFLVIIGTVILQSATARPLARLLKVAEPAPTGFLIIGANPVARAIGQALQNSGTRVLLTDSSWENIRAARMENLPTYFGNPASQHAEAHLDLVGLGHLLALSPAAELNTLACMRFRHEFGIRHLYTLLSGSETRRTDKHRVSERHRGQSLGQRLLTYPQAAGLLTRGAEIRSTLLSENFGWEDYQALHGDRATLLFARDPSGRLQVATPEQPLKPATGWTLIALVEEPSGNKFRPNEAAETATT
- a CDS encoding acyl-CoA thioesterase; the encoded protein is MSPREQEILRRTALSETRVTKAIFPPTTNHHNTLFGGTALAWMDEVSFIAATRFCRLPLVTVSTDRIDFKYPIPAGSIVELVGRVVKVGNTSLKVEVEVFVESMSADGREKAIHGLFSFVAIDDEKRPVPVLPGFED
- the rplS gene encoding 50S ribosomal protein L19, giving the protein MTNKIIQQIEAEQMSKEIPAFAPGDTVIVQVKVKEGDRQRLQAFEGVVIGKRNRGLNSAFTVRKISNGVGVERTFQTYSPLVDSVSVKRRGDVRKAKLYYLRELSGKAARIKEKLA